The genomic window GTTGAGCTGCAGCACCCTGGTCTGTTGCTGGTCAGACAGAAGGCTCTGTTGCTGTGAAGAGcctgttgcattgtgggaagcTGAGTCCTGCAGAAGCCACCGCTCTCTCAGAGCCTTTTTCTGTTCGTTTAaagggacagagggacagagtccTTCACTGATGTAGATCATGAGCAGACGAATAATAATGACATGTAGTCAAACAGATGGGCACAGTAATTACcgttgtctttttttaattcatcttaatAAGAAATAATACTCATCCATCTACAGATTTATTCAGAAAGATAAACATGTGCTGAACCTTTAGATGCTGTAGTTTCAGTTTCTCTCGGTCCAGTTCCAGTTTCTTCTGTCTAATGTCTTCCTGAATGCGGTGCTTCTCCTAATTTACCAAAGACAAACAGTTTACATTAGCAACTTAAGTCGTTGTTTATAACAGATTCCAATAAACTGAAGATGACAGAAGCAATACAGATATAGGTTATGTTCTTTTGCAAAATGTTCCTTATTACTTCTCTGTGCTATTATGTCCTCAAACAGAAATTGATGTTTAGGTTGGTTAGATATAGCAGATGGCTGTGGCTACAAAACTGAAATGAGATGAGTAGAGTATTACAGTGATAGCTTGGAGCCTCTCCTTCAGCAAGTCAGACTCCTCCATGCTGCtttgggagagagagggaaagagagaaaatcatCAGACAGCATTTTTTGCATTCTGCACTGATTATCTATGTAAGCCACACAACTGTGATGGAACTGATTTCACAAGTTTATAGTCATTCACATTTCCAAAGAACCATCGGATTGACTTTGGTGTAATATGTTGCATATATCCAgtattgtatttcattctattccATTACATTGCAAGGAGGACTACAAACGACCATTCCAGTGGATACAACCATTAATCAACGAGGACAAGTCCAACTTAGATCTCATGTATAACATGAACTTGAATATATACATCAAATATTCGGTCAGCAGCCAACAACGCTAAGATAAAACggtaaaacattcaaatttaaGCTGTGAGCAGTCTTGATAAACACAGGTTCAGCACACATTTACTCAACACTTCTTCTGTGTGCATTGCCTTTTACAAGTGCTACTGCAGACAGATACATCAAAACCAGATTAAGCTCCAAAAGAAGCtgccatgtgtttttttgtcaatgAGTTAAAATATAGCTAATTGAATATCTGTGCATGTAAATCATGTTACACCGAGGAGGAAACACTTTGTCTTATAtttgaaacacacactgcatactatcttgtcaatcaatcaatcagattttatttgtatagcccatgttcacaaatcacaattcgTTACATATTCTGTCCCTTAAACTATAAATGTTAGAGTATCCAGTATTGGCCCATACTCTGTACTTCCTTCTACATACAGTAAGTTAACATTCACCACACATTGAGTGGTATCTAGTGGTTTTTCTAGTGAGGTTTTGTCATTTGAAcagatgtctgaaaacagtgaaaCCTGTCTTATGTAATAAATCAGATCTCAGATTTTTTTGACATCACAGTTACACTAACCCATCAGCCTATTATCAATGCTTCTGCACTGTCCAACCTGACAAGACAATCGTTCAAAGAAAACTGAGAGTCACCATCTTCCTTCAGCTGGAGGTGCTTCTCTTCCCTCCAGCACGACTACAGGCACCTTGTTATTGTTACCCCAAACTGGAGCCACCtcagcctcagctctgtgtcctCACTTTGTCAATCTATTACCTCAGGAGACGACTGTCTGACCGGACCCCTGATTTACAAGACTCCTTAAAttacagctgctgtgtgtgtgtgtgtgtgtgtgtgtgagtgtgtgtgcgcgtgtgtgtgtgtctcccctTTCTTCCATCAGACTGGCAGTCTGCCACATAGAGTCTCTGTTAGATCAAATTGAAGTCAGGCTCCCTGCTAACTGGAGTATACAGTATGTGGGACTTCCCATTCATAAATACAGCACTCTGGCTTTTTATATTCTGCGGGGTCAAACTTTATTAATATCCAGTGGGTCAATGGGCTGTCTGCTGGGGGGGTGTTGACAGCGTACTGGTCCAGCTGTCCCGGTGtaataataagcattgttgtggttttacacggttttgtgttttttcagcaTTCTATGGTCTGATGGTTCTTTCATTCATTAGCAGAAATAACAGAATAGTTCTCATGTGTTTTACTAGGGCTAGGTGTTAAAGCTAAATACTAATTGTGTCCTATCTGAACTCTATCCATGGCAACATAAAATCAAAATTTGTCAGCTACTGAAATTGTCATTCAAATGCTGGGTCAGATCTGACTCTTACATTGTCTCAGATTACATACCGCTATTGTTTGTTTACAATTTAAGCACGTCACCTTTATGAGGAACCTTTGTCACCTCTTGAGGTGCTTTTTTAACCCTGAGGTAATTTAGCATTtcaatatgtacagtatatactgtgtatatttttGCTGTCTTTCTTGctgtctttacactgtatatTACACAGTGTATAAACtagtttaattacattcattcgtttctatatttttctatatttgtaTCTTCCTTACACTTAATTATTGTCACTTACTACTTGCTGATGtctttgactcttgctgctgtaatccTGCAGATTTCttcattgtgggactaataaaggacttcttcatcttcttacTCTTAAAATTTAAAGTATACATGACATATGTGGTGGAGTCTGAATACATGTATTTAACAGTAGAATAGTAAGGAGCTGAGCTTTCTTACTTCTTGATGATGCTTCATATACAACTTCTGTGTGTAGTGgtcttttcttttaataaaagtaaatgtgcAGAGTCAGCTGTGTGTACTGTGGGAGTCAGAGACGCTCTGTGTTTAATATAGATGTGGGTCAGGAGAGTTAATAGTGGGGGTTCATGCATGTTTATGTGTAGGCCTATAAAGGGGTCATGGGGGTGGAGCACATTCCCAGAAGGGAGCATACACATTTACTGCTTCTTCTTCCAGGTCACTATTTACCAAAGAGTTCAAACTAAGTTAGCTGGTGTACAGTACATTTACTGCACAATATATTTGACATCAATATTTAATCATTCAGGTATTTTACCCCATTCTTGCATGAAACATCagcaattattattattaacatgacTTCAGGAGTAACCTAACATTTCTTCAGCCCAGATCAGCCAGGAGTAAAGGGTCTCGGATTAATTTTGCTCTGTGTCCTCTTAACAAACCCTTGTGTCCACACGGAGGTACAGGGACTACGTGTTATTCTGCCCCAACTCCCTCAAACAAGACATGGAGCCCGTCAGCCTGAGGCAGGGGCTCCTCTGACCCAcctccagtcacacacacacacactaccagtCAGACAGTCACATTGTGTGCTCACTGAAGTGAAACACATATTCCAGCCTGCCTGTAAGTAATAAATAAACGACTTCGCTCTCTTCTGTGAGGCTGTCAGTCAGGGAACCAGCCAGCAAAGCAGTGGGTAAACTGAGCTAATCTGCTCATGAGGTAGTTAATCTGTGTAAACCATCTGTCTGCCAGCTACGGTCAGAGTGACCATGTGGGCAGATCAGTGTGAATACCATGTGCACAATACCTGACTGTCCGAATCAAATTCATTATTCTCTGATATACGAATCGATAGCAAATGTATCAAAACCATATTAATCTACGTTGATAATCAATGCAGTGAACTGTGTCACACTATGTATGAGATGCAGCATGTCGACTTCTCCATGCATTCCTATAGAACCTGAAGTTCTAAACCTGCTTTCATTTGTCCAGTGCACACAACATATGGACCCTTtgcaaacaaaataataacagtCTTATACAGAGAAGATTTAAAGTTACATAACTTTCTGAGgattcatacatttattaaCAGATGTGATTTAAAGCGTCTAAGAGATGTTTCACAAATGACCACAACATTATTTGCATGTAAACATTGAATTCAAACTCTCACATAAATGTTGAGATGCAGGTCACTCCAAACAAGGTCAGTAAggtcaataataataataattattatatattcaagCTGTGCAATAAAAGATTTGTACTTAATTAACAAATAGTCATTAAAAGTCAATAACTGTCTCAGTTATGAATCCCTGATGtaagaataacaattttacaatGGAATAAGGTCACTTCACTGTTTACTGAGGATAAATTGAGTCTGCatgaagcacatttaaaaattaaataaggATTGATAACAGTTAAAAGTTGTTCACTTCTGTGAGGCTGTAGTGTAGCTCTGAACACCTGCTGGGACAAGCAGGAGAAACTGAAGCTTAAACAGAATTAAGGATTTATCTCCTCTTTCTGTTCATCTCTTTGTGTCCACCGATTTCCTCGTATAAGATAGACAATCAGTTGATTTATCTAACTGTGACAATTTATTCGTATAGATCCAGATTCATTTTACATCTTTGTTGCACACTTAAGACTCAAAAATTAATGaacacaaatacagtttgaaCTTCAAGCTTCAACAAACTGTTTCTGACCTGATAATGGCCTTATCTATTTAAAACTATGACATTGTGAAGCCGCATGTTGGCAAACTTTCCAATTGAACTTGAAAAGCTGTAGGTAGAGCTGATTATATAACAGGAGACAGGTCTTAAAATAACAGAGGTTAATAGTgaacataaagaaataaaacaggagtAGAGCAGTGTTGAGTTGTCTGACCTGACAGTGGgacccctcctctcctctctgctgctgctgcacagtttctctctgaccCGCAGGACCACccggggggggggcaggtgCAGGTGGGCGGGGCTCTCTGAGTGTCCTCTTACAGCTGAATGACAGCTTGATGTCCTCCTGTCAGCCAATAGCAATGAGAGCGGTGTTGCCACTGGAGAGTCAGCTTTACTGAGCTGGAAGTGGACACATGCGTTTGTTATTTGACACATGGAGACAGTCAGTCACCTCCTGTGGAACTCCTCACTTGCTTGTACAGTTTGTCCACAGCTAATAGTTAATTAAGACTtgtgcagtgcccgttctaaacctgcctgattGGAATGGgatgtttgcttggcctgtgttaatgctccggagatacttcagaattattccttgtcattagtgagtcttgttttcatcctgaacattgtgtgcagagcttgtctacagtgcagagtgaagttaggaaactttgtgttcatcctaacTGGTTTACCTGCAGTGAAGagtttatagtcaatgtttttcataaaatgaacctggatttgatttatttccattCTCAGAAGTGGTTTAGTTTcaatgaattactttttttaattattattatttacatgtcGGCTATTTTATATCTTCCATTTCTTATTCACTGTTCATTTCATTGTATtcattttattgatgtttttgatACATTGTTTCttatgttgttgtgtttttatctgctttGTAAGGCGGCCATGAGTGCTTTAAAAGGTGCCtataaatcaaatgtattattattattattttagagtTCTGTAAAGCAATTGACAGCACACCTGTGTGAGCATCCCTGGCCCTTTTTGCTGAATTGGCTTCCTAAATGTTGCATCACATCCAAAACCCAGTGGTAACAACAAACACACGTTTGGATCCTGAAGAAATACACAGTACAAATCTTTGACtgtaaagtaaaataagaaGTGTTCTTAATGTGTGATAGATGAGTCaatgagataaataaataatatatcaaACTTGCAGACATACCCATACACCTATGGGTGTTcttaattaaattttatttatatagtgccaTATCATAACATACATCAAGGCACTTAACATGCATTATACAGAAACCCAACAGTCGAAGGAACTGTAGAAAGAAAAACCCCCACCAtgaactggaagaaacctcgaGCAGACCCTGACTCAGCATCTGCCTGTTCATCTGCAATGAAgtttttatagtcaatgtttgtCAAATTGGCTTATATAGAAGTTTGAATGATTAATGAACCATTCATTACgtcagctatttcagaggtctgttaagcaatcgtaacaatcttcagacccaagtttgcattttttcaaaataaaagctctgtaatttaACTCAATAAaaagcattacagcaacaaaacaaacatgcttttactttgatgaCATCTTGCTAAAGAAGAcgtgattctgtgaatgttttttgcCATTACAGAGATTAGCACCCACCATCCCTATATGACCGTCTGTGTCAGTCCAATATGGAGAAATAAAATTATTGAATTATCAAATTATTGATCTTATCACATGTCTGAACATAACAAACTTGGCACGGTACTTTCTTGGgcaatttaaaatacacatgccaagtgtgaagctgttAAGATGTACGTCCTACAAGTGTTACTGATAACATAATCACAAATAACATTAACATTGGATTTATTCAGTTCAAGTATTCCGTTAAGACATGACAGGGAGTCATCATGAACAACACCAGGACCCTGAAACCTTTGCCTACTGTGACATGTCCAAGTGTCTGCTGTCTGAACAGACTGTTGAATAATATAACATGTATAAAATCACATACTCTGAACATCGGTGTAATCATTTACTTTATACAGGGAAGTCCTAACAGTGCGGGTTACGTTTTGGTTCACTTGGGTTTTATCCTTTCATtctaaaaaagagaaaacaaacaattagCACTGCTTCATTGGTTTTATTGTGGAGGTATAACTGCCCTTTTTAATCTGATGCCCATAAGGAAAACTATCTGACTTTACTGACTTCATTCAGCTGCAGTTAAGTGAGAGTCATTTATAGACAAACCCTGTGAGTCAGTGCTGAAGATCTTTTCATTAATGTAGTGATAAACCAAAGATTCAGAATGGTTTGCAGTAAATATGAATGATTattgttggttattattttataGGACCTTTGTTATGAATAGTGGCTTTATCTGATATCATAGTTTCCTgaatgtaaatggtctgtatttatatggtgCCTCACTCGTCTTGATGACAACTCAAAGCGttttacaatacattttttgctattcacccattcacacacacattcattgaGTGCATCTTTgttcagcactttctctatgagaTTTTTGGGAAttaaactgccgaccttcttaGAGATCGACCGCTCTATCCCCTCATCCACTCATCTGTGAATTCAAAtcaagacaaaaaaatgtaatttaaattcaaatgacatttaattttcAGAGTTCTTTACAGGACTGCACAGATTTCTGCTGCTCTACAATCCTTAAGAACACCTACATGGTGCAGCTGAACCACTATGTCGCCTTTAAAGGTCCTGTGCGTataatttaggtgaaagggaactattgtcagaaatgtaatgtagaataatcctcatgatgttttcactagttcatttcatctaattgtatgaattgtagttttttttaccccagaaaaggccctttatatttaaatactttatatttacatcgaggggaccctctctacggaggccgccatgttttttacattaatccagactgaacaaactaaacaccttttgagtttttatgacaactgaagctaccacagtttctttttcatgtttggaagtggagggtgaggtgaggggtgttcagctgcaacatgcaatttcaacactagacatttacaaaattctacacactgtacctttaaatctttTCAGGCAATTTTCATAATCTTTCTCACTTTTAATTTCTGATCTACACATCACAGAAACTCACAGAAATCATCCACAGAAAGGTGAgggaagacaaaaaaacatcacttaACAAAATCTCAAGTAATTCAATAGCTGTAACACCTCAAAATCATGTGTATCAGTATATATCATTAACATATGTAAAGAGTTACACTCAAGTAACATCTCTACACATACTGTAACACTGCTGCCAATTCAATAAGGACAGATATTAGGGGGGAGTTGATTCTGAAAATaccctgaaaataaatctctcaTCATGATACAGGACAAGAGAACTATGGCACATCAACCCCTGCCACTGCTGGTCTGAACCCAACTGTGAAATAGGAGAATCATTACAAAGACTACTTTATAATTTCTTAGCAGAGGTATGTTTCCATTGAACCACTCCGAAACAACAGACAATAAGACATTTtgtcattaaaatatataatatactattcatataatataatttactattcatgtgtttttataaattgaaTCGTAGGGAAATGAAATTATGTGTTTACAGAATACACATATTTAACAGTGACAGATTTTACCTGAACAAGGTacattgaatattttatttaggAAACCCACACAGTaaagtttgttgtttgtgtgtttggactgtgacaAAAGTAGTTTCACTCTCAGTACTGAACAGACTAATACAAAACTAAGATTCTCAGTTTAAAAAGACACTGTATATGTAATACTACTATCTTGGGATGTCAGGGAggatgtgtttaaaaaatgtacagaaCCTGGATTTGTTCATCTGTAGGAACAAAGAATATCAACTAATATTTTTACTTGACTCTACTGCCTGGAGACGTTAACCACggacaaatgtatttacattatttcacagtttttcatgTAACCTATAGATTACTACTTTATTTGTTGATGTAAAATATGAACTCATTACACAGTTTTACTGGATATCTTATTAGACATAGAGACACTATCATGATTTACAGTGTAGCATCAACATCTAATACCCAGTGGTATAATGATGTTCACAAATTTGGAGCTTTTTATCTGACACCAGTAGTTTTGTTAAATTCTCTACCATTTAAATTTGATATACCACTTTACTGCAATTGCACATTTGCAACAAACCTTGTGCaccttttttttcatccactCTGAGCTAACAGCGCCCCCTGTCTCTCATACACCATAAAGCAAACAGACATGTGTAGTGGCTGATTGTTTGCATTAATTATACTCATAATTAAAAATTCATTATCAATGTTTTGAACAAAAGTGAGCATGAACTCTAAAACGTGATTTTATAAAGGTCCAAGTTTGATTTCCAATAGGTTTTGTCCATTTCATCTTGGTCATGTAGTGGGGTGGGGGTCATAGTCATGTGACTTCTGTGCATGATCCTGGGCTCTAGataaacaggaaagaaaacatcattcaactggaaaaaaaagttgcctTTCAAAATAATGTGAACAGTGCTGCAGAATCTAGTTACAATTGCCTTATATGtgctatgtaaaaaaaaataataatttcatttgaaATTTCCTTATTCAATTTTATATAGTAAACTCATTTTAACCTGCATTTTTTTCTGATATACATATATGACAATTTATGTCATGTCAGAAAATCAGCAAATATGAACCTAACAGTTTTCATGTAGAATGGTATATTGTGCACATGTTCATTGcgaacatgaaaaccaaatcttgcaaatgtaaaaataaatgtaatgctCTCACTTTACCTGTGCGGGATTATATTTGCCAGAGGTTTCCATGTTGTGATCAGTTTGAGGTGAAGCCTCATCGGTGTTAGATGTGCCAGCGTCAGAAGGACTCTGAGGAATCAGAGGTCTCTTCTTAAAATACTGTACCACAAACGCCACCTgccgagagagaaagagtcagaGACACTAATCATAGTAACATCATTTGGTCTAGAATAAATCTAGACAGTCATTGGCAAGaaatgacacaacaaacaaGTCAACTTCACACCATGACATCTATTAGAGTACTTTTATTTCTGGGgtataaccctaaccctttgtTGGGAGGGAGAAGGGCCTTCAGCGTTTTTTGGTTTGATGCCTCTGTGACCCAGCTTCTTCTGCCAGCCAGGACTTGAATTCAAACTCACtggagcaacaacaacaacacacaggctGCATGTGTCCTGCAGCAATTTAGTCCATTAtaaagggaaagaaaatatatttggcCAACTCCGACGTTAATGATGTAAAGCTGCAGAGTGGTGGTCAGACCATCTGAATAGATGTGAAATATATGTTTCCATAAAACTACtcacaaatataaaatgaagagacgtgagtaatttattttaaatcagtaCAGTGATTTAATTTCAAAGAATTAACAGAATATTATGCGTGTGCTGAATGTTGAGCTAATCCTAAACACAACTTTCATAATCATCATCTTCCTACAATGATATCTCATCGTAGGAAGATGTATTGTACAACACTATGGTAACCAGCAAACCAATGGACATGAATGAGAAAACACATGAGGAGGACAAACTGAGAAACAAGTAAAATTGGGATGAATCACAACTGACAAGAAAGACAGCGATGGCTCCCCCGATGACTTGTCCCGCTATAATGTCACTCCAGTGGTTTCGGTACTCGGCCACTCGGTTGATGCCTGTCAGCACAGCCAGACTGACCAATGACAGACTGAGGAGGGGGCCTGTCAGTCGACCTCCGCTGGTACCGATGCAGGACATGACGTACATCTGTAAACAAATCCAGTATTTCAGTGACACTGTTAAAGATCAGGGTTATATAGTAAGGTGAGGCTCTACTGTTGTTAGCAGTGGTGTAGATGATCTTCTGTGAGCTACTCACTGCCAGATAAACTGCTGTGTACAGACTTAGTGCAGCCTCTTTGGAGGGAAACGTCTTCCTGGCtctcatgatgtcatcagggtcaCCAGTACAGgcgtctgattggctgacaAAGTGCGCTGTGTCTACGCAGCTGAGGGCAGTGTAATTGGGCTGgcacacagacaggaaataaGGAGCCAGACTTCCTGTGACCAGCTGACCGGCGTTGACAAAGATGTCTGTCGTGAACAGGCCGAAGACATACACACCTGCAGAAGAAACATAGATCAGATGAAACatagacaaatacacacacacaaagcaggtgtgttaaggttagggtaaggggctagggaatgcattatgcctatgcgtgtcctcactaagattgaagctcatttatatatttgaatttacCAAGGAAACGGACAGTCCTGCGCACCATTGGGTTCACATAGCAACAGTCACCCATGACAACGACCTTGTCTTGGTCGTAAAGGTTGTTTAAGTTGTGGTGAAGGAGGAAGATAACTAGCTCTACACCGGAAATCTGCAACacatcatgaaaaaaagaactgaCATTAGAAGTAAGAAGCAAAACATATGCAGGGACATTGCTGAATATTTATCTTGTTGCCTCGTTGTTCTCGTTGGAATAAAGTTACCAATGATGATTTATACTCATATTCATTTTGTATACCATACCTGCCTATATACATTATGGATAactgtctatatatatatatatatgtttatgtctATTTCAATATCTATTTTCACATGatacacaaatacagtatacaTCCTCATCCACTCATTCTGTGCCACTGcttttactcaagtacattACTCTACAAATGATATTTACATCTGTAgtgaaaaatgtatattatctctgtatttttattcattttaattttcaattgTATTGtctatttttcactttcatgtGTTCTGCTGTCTACATCATCCTGACTGTAACACCGTGAGATCAATAAATAAGGGATCTTAATTTTTCTTATTGTATCATATGGTATTTGATATTGTCTTATCTCATGATGTGAACTGTCATTTCTATAGGGAACTGCTGAGTCAGTGCAGTTTCTTTCAGTGTCATGGTCGCTTCATCTATTGTTAATTTAAACATGGATAGATTTTCACGGTCATGTTCTTTTGCTGGTAACTgcaaaacacattcatttcatgAAGTTCAT from Paralichthys olivaceus isolate ysfri-2021 chromosome 16, ASM2471397v2, whole genome shotgun sequence includes these protein-coding regions:
- the plppr5a gene encoding phospholipid phosphatase-related protein type 5a encodes the protein MLYFQVVILVATVMLVYYCEFTDTFSPAQQGFICRDPALTKPDPGPEQLSLIQPVILYSVVGGLPVVLISGVELVIFLLHHNLNNLYDQDKVVVMGDCCYVNPMVRRTVRFLGVYVFGLFTTDIFVNAGQLVTGSLAPYFLSVCQPNYTALSCVDTAHFVSQSDACTGDPDDIMRARKTFPSKEAALSLYTAVYLAMYVMSCIGTSGGRLTGPLLSLSLVSLAVLTGINRVAEYRNHWSDIIAGQVIGGAIAVFLVAFVVQYFKKRPLIPQSPSDAGTSNTDEASPQTDHNMETSGKYNPAQSPGSCTEVT